The following are encoded together in the Mammaliicoccus vitulinus genome:
- a CDS encoding DUF3267 domain-containing protein — MFLCSKSINIHSRYGLQRIVLISALVSFLTFIVTYEIFNYIQTQPLKDDKFILFLFVLCLIYPIHKLLHLIVLIYYRKSFKMNKTTKAKRALPLYNIRVDQPVNKIVFCLALICPLIAITTLSLVLINIIPQYGHYILFIMSINIGISIIDLLYFKIILFTKRGTYIEERKNGIELLTKRSLDAEHL, encoded by the coding sequence ATGTTCTTATGTTCTAAATCAATTAACATACATTCTCGATATGGACTACAGAGAATTGTATTAATCAGTGCTTTAGTTTCATTTTTAACATTTATAGTCACTTACGAAATATTTAATTATATACAAACACAACCATTAAAGGACGATAAGTTTATTTTATTCTTATTCGTCCTTTGCTTAATTTATCCAATCCATAAATTATTGCACTTGATTGTACTAATTTATTATCGTAAGTCATTTAAAATGAATAAAACTACTAAAGCGAAACGCGCTTTACCATTATATAATATTAGAGTGGATCAACCCGTTAATAAAATTGTGTTTTGTTTAGCACTTATCTGTCCATTAATTGCAATAACTACCCTATCACTTGTATTAATTAATATTATCCCTCAATATGGACACTACATTTTATTTATAATGTCTATAAATATTGGTATATCAATTATTGACTTACTTTATTTTAAAATAATTTTATTTACAAAAAGAGGTACTTATATTGAAGAAAGAAAGAACGGTATCGAATTGTTAACAAAACGTTCACTGGATGCTGAACATTTATAA
- a CDS encoding peptidylprolyl isomerase — translation MKSIKKIVLPITLSASVLTLGACGNGSDNSGETLVETKAGNVTSQDVLDKMGNNEVAQNAFQIVLNKVLKDKYEDKVDTKKLDEQVDKQIEQYGGKKKFEEALQQEKPGATLEDFKESQKTSKFQEEFINDAVNVSDKEIDKNTKKGSHILIKVKSEDSKDGLSDKAAKKKADELLAQIKKNPDDFDKIAKKESQDEGTKDKNGSLGFVLKGQMDESFEKALFDLKDDEISDVVKSQYGYHIIRADKGEASKKEKDSLKEQYRQMKIQKEPKIIINAYKKLLDEYKVDYKDKDIKKAIEDNILNEKALQQQQMQAAQQQSAS, via the coding sequence ATGAAATCAATTAAAAAAATAGTGTTACCTATAACACTTTCAGCATCTGTATTAACATTAGGAGCTTGTGGTAACGGTTCAGATAACTCCGGAGAAACTTTAGTTGAAACTAAGGCTGGAAATGTAACTTCACAAGACGTTTTAGACAAGATGGGTAACAACGAAGTAGCCCAAAATGCATTCCAAATTGTACTTAACAAAGTCTTAAAAGATAAATACGAAGACAAAGTTGATACTAAGAAATTAGACGAACAAGTTGATAAACAAATTGAGCAATATGGTGGTAAGAAGAAATTTGAAGAAGCACTTCAACAAGAAAAACCAGGTGCAACTTTAGAAGACTTTAAAGAATCTCAAAAAACTTCTAAATTCCAAGAAGAATTTATCAATGATGCGGTGAACGTTTCCGATAAAGAAATTGATAAAAACACTAAAAAAGGTTCTCATATCTTAATAAAAGTTAAATCAGAAGATTCAAAAGATGGTTTAAGTGATAAAGCAGCTAAGAAAAAAGCTGATGAATTACTAGCTCAAATCAAGAAAAATCCAGATGACTTCGACAAAATTGCTAAAAAAGAATCACAAGATGAAGGTACTAAAGATAAAAATGGTTCACTAGGTTTCGTATTGAAAGGTCAAATGGATGAATCATTTGAAAAAGCACTATTCGACCTTAAAGACGACGAAATTTCAGATGTTGTTAAATCTCAATATGGATACCATATTATAAGAGCAGATAAAGGCGAAGCATCTAAAAAAGAAAAAGACAGCCTTAAAGAACAATATCGTCAAATGAAAATTCAAAAAGAACCTAAGATTATCATTAATGCTTACAAAAAATTATTAGATGAATACAAAGTAGATTACAAAGATAAAGACATTAAAAAAGCAATTGAAGATAACATCTTAAACGAAAAAGCACTACAACAACAACAAATGCAAGCTGCTCAACAACAGTCAGCTAGCTAA